In the genome of Macadamia integrifolia cultivar HAES 741 unplaced genomic scaffold, SCU_Mint_v3 scaffold1852, whole genome shotgun sequence, the window TATGTTTGTTGTATTcgtgcattgattatgtgcattaaagttagttgtagtcacggattacactttgtggtcgatgtgttaccAATATCATTtactctgggactgcatttgggaATGGATATGTTTCATGGCAGATGAGAATACTGATATTGCGTAGTTCATACTCAATTGCTATGCATGCTAGATAAGTATATAGTCATAAGTTACACCTTGAGGCCGATGTGCtcctggtattgtgtaccctaggactatacttggagatggacCCGCTTCATGGCCGATAGACATACCGGTGTcacgtggtccatactaactgtatcactatgaaggcatgtaggatattatgGTTAGGTGAAATTTTCTATGCTATGtccccttaccaatagggggtaaggtgttggataacccattatagTATGTTCGATAAACCttcccagaatgccacacccacgatatgatgtgattgttactaGAGGTGAGAACTTGTTCGGTGTGGCTGATGGACATACCGATGGCGTAActaccaagagggggttatcaggggtttgctaggtgaccaaTGGCTGTATACCGACACCAAGAGGCTCCTAATCACTGCTAGGGTTTATATCGTTGTATAGTCGATGACGGttccgagatgagggatacagcctaatgcgccatagtagcatttatcagacttagttgtattgttaggtggataataaaataaaagaatttcatcacaagcatcatagactatgtgtttaatttacgtaatcatgcatcatgaattatttataCGATTGCCTTTGCTGGGtggtgcatgaaccccacccctcactgagtgaatggaaagctcaccccatatatatatatatccccttttagatgatgacgCAGGTACAGTTGTGCCTACGGCTTGTGATTCTCTTTTCTCTAGACCCGAGtatggagtgagcgactggtggatgccgaaaGCAGGGGAGCATGACCGGGATTGTGCCTGTGATGTATGTGCTTACGCTGCACCATGAAGTGTTTGGTGTATTTTGTTATTCTGATACAGATTTGTGAATGATATACTTTGAACTAATTTTATAAGTCTCAGATATTTGTAAATAGATAAATTGGTTATGAATATTTATAGTATCACTACATGTTCCTCATTTTattatgattccactattatactctgattccactgctatCATTTGGTTGTATTGTGAGATTGTTAATCGTTAAGATACTGCTATCAGAAATCTTGGTAGGTTCATAAGACGGGTAAGCGTTTTACTCACACCATTGGTATTCCTATAAGGTAAGTTGGGTCCACTGAAGGGGGTGTGACACGTTGCCTCGTACCGAAGAATATCTCCAACACTTTCAATCTTTGTTGAGTGGTGCGGCTCTCTCTAGGGATAAATTTACAATCTTTACACATCAAACTATCATATCTTTTGCTTAGGAAGAAGTCTATttggtgtaaaaaaaaaaaaaaaaaatagtcataAATCACCACCATACATGAAATCCCACTGGGCTTTTAGGAGGCTACTCCATTTCCCACAATCCCAGTCTTCTTCTCTCCCAAGTTTACAACCAATATCATCTTCCTCGATTTTCCTACTTTTATCTACAATGATAAATGTGATGAAAACATATCTTTGAGTCTTCCCTAAGCATCACATGTCTTCTACATTCCTCTCTCATTCACGAGCTCTCATTGTAGGTTCTCTTTTTTGCTTGAGAAGGAACAAGTACGATACACTAAAGAAGGAGTAGGTTCACTGAATCTCCTTCTCTTCGACAGTCCATCTCCCTAGCTCTTGTGGTATTTCCATTTTGGGTCTTGTGTCCTGCATTTGTTGGATTTGAGCAGGTTTTGCATGGAAGATCACCTCCTACAATTTCAGGGCGATTGGATCTCCATCAAGTGAGTTCTATTAGCTGGACTCTATAGGGGTTACCTCTAGTTTGATATCTAGCGCTTGAAGACAACCCCTATTCGACATATCTTAAATCAATTATTTCTAATTGAAACTAATAACCACTATTCCCTtcggccctctttggtatcatttttctttttgatttttacctaattaacaaaaatattaatgaaaatcattttttatcaaaacataaaaatggtttggtaactacttgacaaaaatggtttttgttgAGAAGTACTTTGGTATCTCTAtatgcaaaatgattttttcaagaaattgatgaagagattcccttcacctATCTTCTTtgtaactctctttctccactttggacggAAGAAGAGGGGGTAaagggcttggatttctaattacaaaacaaatgacTCCTTTACCCCTCTATATTGGGACTTTAAAcacgtgctcattaaagttcagtgcaaatataattgaaaatcaaatttggCCAAAAcccataaatgactcttgatctctttttggtttttgtgttttatcaattattttaaaatagaaacaagctctataaatgataccaaatgtagccaaaaccatttttgtaaacaaaaaaaaaaaaatgatacaaaatatggCCTTCTTTATtacattattctttttattaGTTTTCAGTATCCAATTCAAGTTATGGATCAGCATACTTTACCTTGGTCTATCACAATTCACACTTGCAAAACCGTCTTTAAAACATAGTACATATCAAATTATAATCAATTTTGAACTAAACCAAATTAACTCAACTTGAGTATCCAATTTCAGAACCGACTCAATTCTCAATTCAGTTTTGCTTCATGCCATCACTCCCTTGAACTGAAccgaaaaaccaaaaccaagtcaattgacacccttagttagAGGTGATCGTAGAAACTATTGACCATCTAGTGGTAGAAATAGACTATAAACAACTTTGAGACTACATCTCAGACGAAACACAACCATTCCGCTTCTCATTAAGTTGGTGGTTTGAGGATATTTTCATATATTTCTTCTTACTTCTTGGAATATAACTTCTAATTTGTGCCCTGGGAGTGCAacttattttcatatatttctttttcatatAATTGTTATCCTCTATGAATATCATATAGCCAAATTCTACTATGTGGTTGATGGAATCTTGCTATTTGATGAATAGTCATCACTTATATCTCGCTTGAACTTTGGGCCTAGTTATAAATTACAATAATCATTTAATATATACTCCCAAAAACAAAATCTTTTATGAAAGAAATAATCTAAATCACACAACTATAGGTGTACTCAAAtttgtgaccttcttttgattgtcactttttttatttttaaaaattttttaagTTTAGAAAAAAgctttaaaataattaaaaaatggcTTTTTTGATTCATtctaaaaaatatcattttctttaTATAACTCCCAGaataaatgtaaaaaataacatgattttacttcattgaaagaaagaaaaaatattcaaaGGGAAGGGGTTGGTTGGTCAACAAACAATGAACAcactaaaaggaaaaacataaaatttataaattatttgataccTTACGAGTGAgtaaaagaaaattctttttcGAGATTTCATCTCACATGTTTTCAAGAATTGAGAATACAATCGATGAATCGACAATAACCTAGCCCAATTCTTATCCCTTCATTTTTTACTATTATGAATTGAAAATGAATTAGTCGatccgattttgattttgattttgatttcgattCAGCATCATCTTCTTTAGAATCAAATCGTTTCTCATGTTATTAAACACAACCTTTGGTTTTGGTAGCAACATGGTTCTTGACAGCCTAAGTCATGTGTTGGGGTGAATGCCCGAGTCCTCCTAGCCATCGATATATCTTTGGAAGCTCAACTACAGAAGAGAATATGGATCTACAtggtcttttcttctttcttttggtcGTTATAGTTTTGATATTATATTTGATATCATTAAATGTAAAACTTAATCGAATCTTTACCATCACGAGAACCGGCGCACTTGGGTAGCGCGTAGGTTTCGTATCTTTTAGAGTAATTCTGAGGACGAGAGTTCGAACCTCTCTCACCCACTACTTTTTCTCCAGAATCCTCTGGtccaatttctttttaaaaccaTACTAACACAATTAGATTGGCATCTATAAGGAGTGTTTAGAAAAATTCCATTACATCATTTTATTCCAATCCAACTGTTCTGGAGCATAAAGAATCCTGCATCTGCCACGTTTACAGCTTCTATTCTTCAGAGCACTAGATGTTTCTAGAAACTACTGGACCAACCGTGAAGCTTTTCTTCTCAAACCTTCTTCTGCTATATCGATGATCTCTTCCTTCCCAGAACAGATCTCAGAATCAAATCTCACAGTTACCCAGCACCTATAAATCCCTTCCCATCTAGCTCAAACTTCCAATCGAAAAATTGAACAGAAGCTGATATACCTTCTACGGCATTTGTGATCTCGTCGATAAGGTGTTTGTCGAAAGGCCATGGAGTCACTAACCAGGGACATGCAGAGGGTGCTCAACTTCCCAGATCACATGGAGAAAACTTTGCAGCCACCGGCCCGTAGCTACGTCAAGAATGCCAAAGCCATTTTCCGCACACCCGCTGACATCTTCGAGCACCCCACTTACTATTCCTTCATCCTCGACATGCCCGGTCTTGAAGTCAACAACATCAAGGTATGTATCTTGAATCTCAGAAAAATTAATCGCTCGAAACAATGGAATTGGGGATATGGTTAAGAAGGGAATTGATGGGTTCTTGGTTTGGATGGTGGTGATGACAGGTGAAGGTAGAGAATGGGGTCTTACATGtggcagggaagaagaagaaggctgctTCTGTAGCGAAGGCAGCAGGGACAGGGGCCGGCAAAGAGGTGAAGCCCATCAGGATTGAGAGGAGGAGAGCGAGGTATATGAGGAAGTTTACGCTGCCTCAAGATGCAAACCAAGAGGATGTGAAGGCCACATACAGAGATGGGGTGCTCACTGTGAATGTTGCGAAGAAGCCCAGGGAAGAGACAGTTCTGCCCAAGACTGTTTCCATCCCTGTCTCTTAAAAATATGGGTTATTTTTGAGTTTATTGTCATTCACaatagcgagagagagagagagagagagagtaagttTGTGGGTTTGTAAGGTAATTGGAGTTTGATCatttttcagcaaaaaaaatgcaaaaaatagaGTTTGATCATCATTCCTGTTGGTGTGGTAACTTGAATTAGGTTACATAGGAGGAATAATGGTGTACATTTGTAGGTTATGAATGTGAGTAGCAACACATTTCCTAATCAGTTATTATTGCACGTAACAGGCAGCTCTTTTGATTTTGTGTCACTGAGAAAGataaaatcccttgaatgttctAATATTGCGTACTGATATCTCTTGTGATGTTTCGTTTCTATTACAAACTGATGCCCTCTTACAGAGACACCTTTTGTCCTTGAAAATCTATTCTAACTAAAAGGTAATTAGACCTGCGTTACATTGCACCAACATTGGCATGGCATCCTGTCTCTCCGCACCATTACCCTGGCGTAAAAGGATCTCTTTAGcccaaagaaggaaggaaaaaaaaaaaaaaggaaaattacctaGTACTACCCCTAAAATACTTAGAGTGAtccttaaaaatgaaaataatatccactGCACTCTTAATTTGTAACACCGATAACTAAAAgtgaaaaattatgtttttaccTTTATATTTTAAACTCTAAAAAAGTTTATTTTTACCTTTTCAAATCTTTGCATATTATCACCATCAGTTCAGTTCAGTTGCGACCTagctaggaaaaaaaaaagattgttgttgGCAGGTACAAATGAATACCTCCAGTGTGGGCAATCATTGGGGAAATTCTTGGTCAGGTACTAACCGGGAATCATGTCATTCTCCGTTAtgcaaaaattcaaattaatttacTTTACTACTTCTTAATGGTTGCAATTGATGTTGGTCCATCTGAATCAATAGATGTTAGAAACTTTCGCCTCTCTTCGNNNNNNNNNNNNNNNNNNNNAATAACTTAAAGCTGAGTGGAAGCACAAGTTGGAATATCCATATCTGAGTACAACAGAGTATGTTAGACAAATTGAGTACAACACAATATTTTCTTCTCCAACCCATATCATCACCACATCCCTATGATCTTTAGCTGCTTTAGGACCCAGCTCCtgttttttggcaaaaactgtTGTTAGTTGTGGAACTATTCCTGGGTTTTGCTCTTGGGATAAGAATAGGTCTACCGCAAACTAAAGCCAACAGTAATTCCATCATTAACAAGGATAAACTAGTCCAAATATATATTGTTTTCTTCCAATACCAAACAATCCTTTTAAAGAGAGGAAGGTCAGATTCAATCACAagagatgcatcataaattTCAGGTATACCAGCACCAGGCTTGTATTCTGCTCGCTGTTCAAGGACCACCCTCAAACATGCAGTTGGCTCTTTTCCTTCAGTAAACCCTCTCATTTTCAAATTAAGATTTTGGGATTCTGATGAATAGCCAGCAACAAGAGGAGCAGTAACATAATATGTATCCTTTGGCTGAACATTATCCTTCCTCTTCACTGCTTGGGGTTATGCACATCTGAAACTGGCAGAAAGGAAAGGAACACCAAACCATGCCCATATAGGTAGGACTCAAAGAATGAGTAGTAGCAGAGACATAACAAACCAAGCTATAAGTTAACAAATTATAAAACATGCAAGTCaacaaagaaagcaaaaccaaatctaatcaatcaactaatcaGCCATTAAAATTTGCAAGTTAACAAATCATAATGTAAGACAACTAGTGCATTCActtttcaaagtcttggtggattcgaaccaccataacctgggcattagCCCAAATGCTCTGccaatttgagctaaagacttctTACCTACGAAAAAAGATTGTTAATACGTTATAggctaaaaatcaataaaaaaaacttagaaTCCTGGACCGTTCATTAACATAAGCACAAAAATAAAGATCCAATAAAACTGTGTTTTAATAGCACAAAAAATCCATCACATTAACGGAACTTAATAGTAAAAAAAGAAGTCTTCATTAGCTGAATCTAAATATAATCTTCATCCAGTAATTGATGAGCTGCAGATGCTTGAAATGATATATGGGAAATAGAATCCTGGAAGTGACATTGATGTTAGGGTAATccataataaataagaaaaataaaaaatgcaacaaaCAACATAACAAACTAGACCTACTCACCATAAATGACATGTAACTGGGATCTATGTTATCCATCATGTGTGTAGGAGTTGGTGCAGTAGTTGGTAGTTGGTTTTGTAATCGTTGACTGTTACTTGGtcctccactttttttttttccttttccttgtttttcaacCCAACTCTTTAACCGTCTATCACCTCTTTTACTTTTCTCTTTATGCTTCAAACATAATCCATCGTATATGTCATTTGAGAAATCAGTCAATATTGGCATATCAAGGCAATCAACTGGGTTTCTAATATCACCAAGCTTCAACCTTAATTCATTCGCAGTATCCTTCACCAACTCGTATCCCTCAACTGTATTTGAAGCTTCTGCTGCTATTTGAATAAGTTCATGACAAATACGCCTATACCGTTGCGTACAGTCCAAGTTGACATCTTGTTCAACTTCTTTCCCCCTACTGTCATTGACCACCATATTTGTTGCTCCCCGTGTccatctcttcaaaatatagTATTCAGGAATACGTTTTATATCTAACACATCCAAAACTTTCAAACAATGACAACACAGAATACCATCAGTCTCGAATTTCATGCAAGAGCATGCTACAATTCCTTGAAGTGGGTTACAACATACTTTATACTCACAGTCTGCTTCATAAATCCCAACCCGAAAATAAATGTAGGGATTCCCATCAGTTCGACTTATAATGGTGCAAACAGTCATCCAATTGTATTCCTCTTGAAATAACTGAAAAATAACAAGAGTGTGGAGCTCCCCAACTTGTTTCTGTACAATAGACATTGAATTTGCAAGTCGTGGCATCTTGTTCCATGCATCAAATTCTGCTTTTAATTCATTACCACGCTTCTGGTTAAGAACTCtctcaaagtgtttaaaaaattacACAACATCCAAAGTTAACTTCAAATAGTCCTTCAAGTCACTGTTGAGACTCTCACTGAGCTGTGTACTTCGAATGCCTATTGTGAATGTGTTTTTCATATAACACCTCGCCCATTGACTTTTAAGCCCATATATGCGCTGCAACCATTCATTATTCTTAACATCATACTCGTCCAACAAATTAAATCATGTTGTCTCgaattcatcttccacatcgTATTCGTATAtgcatttctttaaatttgtaaGAAAATGAGAGCCATCCTTCATCATATGACCCAAATGCGTAATGCCATTCTGCATTAAGTGCCAAGTACACAATCCGTGCCATGTCTGAGGCCACATTTCTTTTAATGCTCTAGCCATAGCTTTGTCTTGGTCCGTGAAGATAGTTATAGGCTTCTTTCCACCATGTGCTTCAGCAAATACCTCAAACAACcatttgaaagattccactgtcTCATCATATAAAAGTGCAACCCCGAATACTGTGCACCCTCTATGATGATTGAATCCAGCAAACAACCCAAACGGCCTACACTCTTTGTTGGTGCGAAATGTAGTGTCAAAGCTGACTACATCTCCAAATTGTGTGTAGTCAATGATCATCTTTGGATCAGCCCAAAATATGTTAGTTATTTGTTCTTCACTATCCAGCTGAAATGAGTATGTGAAATATGGGTTGTTCCTAGTTTGGGTAACAAAGTACTTCATCAAACTACCTGCTTCACCATATGTTAAGGCACGTTGTCTTTTAGTGCGAAGATAATTCCTAACATCTTGAGTCATATAGCTTAGGTTTTCAATCCCACCAGCATGCCTACCCATCAACTCAAATGTGGATCTAGGCCTGATTCCCGAGTCATCtgccaaatcaatttcataccTATGTATGTCTAACATATTCCTTTGTGAACGCATCATATGAACTGTTGATGTGGTATGAAGCTCATGATTATGTTCTCTCACAAAGTCACGGCACTTGTATTTTCCCTCATCAACCAAATATATGTTCATTCGTGCCTCGCAATTTGTTCTTGTCTCAGCTCGAGGGTTAACAATATTGATGTCTCGCTTGTCACTCAACCGACAACCAGCTTTTGAACAGACAAATCCCCTAGATGTTATAGTCGTGTTGTCTTTCTTGCTTTTATTCACAAAGTGTCTCCTAACACTAAACCCCATTGCCCGTCCATAACTATTGTAATAATCGTATGCATCCTGTTCTGAGTTGAATAACATCCCAAACGCAGGTTCACTCGCATCATTCATGCAAACATTCTCCATACTAGACAAAACAAGGACAAAGAcagcaaatctcttaggttTGACAGAGACAATgaccaaataaaaataatgattttcaaaTCAGACCCTAAATCTGCATTCCCATCTTCAGTCATATGTCACTGATAAGTGGCTAAGAACAACCCTTCCCCCTAATATTTCAGCATTAAAAACCACAGAAAAACCCGGTTCATAGTACAAtgtaaatacttcaaaaaattttcaatttcagagATAGCGAACCGATCAAGGAACAAAGACAGAGAGAcaacaagcaaataaaaattttaaaattgaaattttattgaacagaAAACCTAATATTTCAGCATTCAAAACCACAGAGCACCTTTGTGCAAAGTACAAtgtaaatacttcaaaaaaatttcaatctcaGAGATAGCGAGTCGAGCGAGGAACAGAGAGacatcaaacaaataaaagagagagaaggccctttgcagagacattaacattaacataaaagaaaaaaataaaaagaaagagagaaggctTTTAGTATTTCATACCTTCTTTGCAAGCGCTTCGTACCAGAAGGAGAGAGCGAGTCGAgcgagaaacagagagagagagagtgagaggagTCAAGTGAGGAAGAGTCgagcgagagggagagagtcgcgagggagagggagagtcgaCAAAGGGTTAGGGTAGAATCAAACCCCGTaacagagagggagagtcgtaagaggagagagggaaagagagagagtcgaaagaggagagagggaaaactTTCACCTTTTATTTCAAATGTACCGGTTTGTTGTGATACGGTTTGGTTCAAATACGGTTCTTCACTGATTCGGTTCAAATTGGTTTTATAAGTTGAATAACATCTGGACCGTTCATTTGGTATGTGACACGTGTCAATCACTGAAATgggtatttcacagaattgcaCCAACagggaattgcagaggatttttgtcCCTCTTCGTCGCCAGAGGTTAATTAGATCTTGAATGCCGGATCTGAGTTGGAAAAAAAACCAGAGAATTATGGCACATAGAACAATCACTATCACATGTATGAGATGGACAGCGTTCTCTGCAAATTTAATACAGGACTTCTCCTTCTTCACCGTCTCAGACAGGGGATCATAGGTAGGCAACTCACTGTTCtctgcagttttcacatcactCGGAACCCTTCGGCGATGGCAATGGTGAGGAGAGGCGAGCAAGAATTCCACAAAGGCTCGAGATGTGCTCGACGATCTGTGCATCTTTTCTTGCCAAAGAACTataaggagagaagaagaagagaagcgaagaagaagacaaagggGTTTGAGACCATGAATCGATTCGAGATACTTTCTTGAATCCACTGATGGGAAGAAGTAATGAAGGAACAGAAGGGTTGGATGTAGCAGAAAGCGAAAAAAATGGTGGTGAGGCGACTGCCAAACACATTTTGAAAATAGGTAACAAGTTTATTTGgattaagaagaagaattggGAAGTTGTCGGTTCAAAGAGCAAGAGGCATGGATCGCTGGCATAAGGCATGGAAGAATAGGTAATAATATGGGTAAAATGGTTTTTAGATTTAGGATGTTTTTGAGTTGAAGATGtaataaaggtaaaaaaaagtcttttctatttgaaaatttaacaCCTTACTCATAGTGGTAGGTTGGGtggatttatttataataaataaaacacgAGAAGTAATATAATAAGAACAAACGCAAGGGGAGATGGATTTCCAAtacctttattattattactattattttcctttttttaccaCTATTGGACCCTTCCCTTCTGTGTTTTTCTTATCTACCTCGTTCAAGCACAATGAGTCGCAGAGATATAGGTCATTGAGCAAAGCGGGTAATCTTCAGGGATTCACATTAAGCAACACCAGGCCATCACTTACCATGCTCCTTCTCACTGACATCATCTTCTAGTTCCTTGTACTGCTTGATCACGTCCCATGGTCTTCCCTAGGATACATAACAGTATGAAATCGGTACATCACCAGTGCATTCGCAAACATCTTGTTCTCTTCATGGGcccattccttttcttttcctttttttttttaagaagccTATTCCATGATCTTGCTTACTTCAAGCAGCCAATTTGAGTCGCTATAATAAGATTCTGGATTAAGAACTTCCATCTTACACTTCATCATGTCTAGTTATAGACATGGGATTGAACCAACGCAATTGGTGGGTGTCAAAGTAAGATCGTATTTGATTGCAATTTGTTATCCCAACTCATTTTGAGAGAGACGTGCTTTATATTTATAAGAGTTTGTTGTTACACTAAGATATACATGGGAGAGTTTGAGCTGTTACAACTTCCTAAGTTTGAGGAAGAGATAAAGAAATAGGTTGAAAGGGTAAACATAGTGTTTGTTACAGTTCAAAATGctttaaatttaaattcaaattcaaattttgaaaatatattaataacCCCCCTCAAGTTGTTGATGGGCGGTGGAGCCATCCCGTGGAAGAGCACAAAGCAAACCATTCTGGCCTCGTCTATTATGCAAATAGAGTTTGTGAGGCTCTATGAAGCAACCAGGCAGACTCTATGGTTGAGAAACTTTTTTTATGAGCTGAATGTTACAGACTCTATTTCTTGATCTATGAGGTTGTGGTGTGATAACAACTCTGTAGTGTTTTTCTTCGAGAACAACAAGAAGTCTAGTAGTTCAAAGGAAATCGATATCAAGTACCTACTCGTAAGAGAGAAGGTTAGTAATGAGGAGATAGATGTTCAACATATTACTACTGAGAAGATGGTAGCAGATCGACTCACTAAAGCCTTACTTGTGGGAGGCTTCAAGGCTCATGACTCTAGTATGGGTGTACTAggatcttttgatatgcttgtttagtgaGTCTTATTCTCTAATTGAATGGGAGCacatttgtttgcttatttttagACTATGAGTATTTTAATATAGTGActttcttcactttcttgtCATTGTGTTGTTATGTGGTTATAATTTATATGTCCGTAACCTACTTATTCTAAAATGTCATGATAAAGGGCGGTATTTAGTTTaaatcaaaggcgatttgccaaaATAAAGGTATTAACCTCCGGTTATGGCTGTTTGCCAAGGTATGGTTGATATCAAAGTTTCTACCTATGACATAATTCAAGTTAGCTAAcctctgataaaaaaaaaggacctaCAAAGAAACACATTTATGTGATCATACATATATAACATAGTTTTCTTGTCTTTATCCTAGGTGATTTGGATAATGAGTTTCTTGGGTTTGTGATAGTATATAAACAAATGTCGTATATTGAGGGGTATATTCTGCTATTGTTCAACATGAGGGGCAAATTGTTTGAATCAAAGTTTAAAGTAGAATTTTTAGCTACGAGGATATATAGCTAGACTCCAAATGGGAATATATTGTATTAATGTTGCCCAAGTGAGAGAATATTGTGTTTTGGGCTATATTAATACAAATGCTTTATTTGGGCCCATAAAGGTTTTGTCCACTTAGAGGGATGGGTCCAGTCCAACCATTGTGAG includes:
- the LOC122065012 gene encoding protein FAR1-RELATED SEQUENCE 5-like encodes the protein MRSQRNMLDIHRYEIDLADDSGIRPRSTFELMGRHAGGIENLSYMTQDVRNYLRTKRQRALTYGEAGSLMKYFVTQTRNNPYFTYSFQLDSEEQITNIFWADPKMIIDYTQFGDVVSFDTTFRTNKECRPFGLFAGFNHHRGCTVFGVALLYDETVESFKWLFEVFAEAHGGKKPITIFTDQDKAMARALKEMWPQTWHGLCTWHLMQNGITHLGHMMKDGSHFLTNLKKCIYEYDVEDEFETT
- the LOC122065010 gene encoding 17.1 kDa class II heat shock protein-like, which codes for MESLTRDMQRVLNFPDHMEKTLQPPARSYVKNAKAIFRTPADIFEHPTYYSFILDMPGLEVNNIKVKVENGVLHVAGKKKKAASVAKAAGTGAGKEVKPIRIERRRARYMRKFTLPQDANQEDVKATYRDGVLTVNVAKKPREETVLPKTVSIPVS